One genomic region from Gadus morhua chromosome 9, gadMor3.0, whole genome shotgun sequence encodes:
- the szl gene encoding sizzled: MSVATVFLALSIAMALLALPCLSSGFDLGQSTRCVAIPSRLTLCQNVGYSEMRLPNFLGHSSLDGEVVPRSEDWRSLLQTGCHPQAQAFLCSLIAPVCLDTFILPCRSLCTAVRDSCAPVLACQGQAWPEALSCDRFPAEEDMCLSPHPKFPQFTKDLPKPACQNCPSVEEYPTMKGVLDTLCQHDFAVTAKLHRRRLPSGEPEFQVDGRVEFIRQGPLLPYDTQHLLQQWLLINLRCAHALVRPGRSQLYLITGTVQADTTLAITRLFPWHKKDANIATATRKWKHHRC, from the exons ATGTCCGTCGCCACCGTTTTCCTCGCCCTTTCCATCGCCATGGCTCTCCTGGCCCTTCCCTGCCTCTCGAGTGGCTTCGACCTGGGACAGTCCACCCGCTGCGTGGCCATCCCCAGCCGGTTGACTTTGTGCCAGAACGTGGGCTACTCTGAGATGCGCCTGCCCAACTTCCTGGGCCACAGCAGCCTGGACGGGGAGGTGGTTCCCCGTTCCGAGGACTGGAGGTCCCTGCTGCAGACGGGCTGCCACCCCCAGGCCCAGGCCTTCCTCTGCTCCCTGATCGCACCGGTCTGCCTCGACAC gttcaTCCTGCCTTGCCGTAGCCTGTGCACGGCGGTGAGGGACAGCTGCGCTCCAGTGCTGGCCTGCCAGGGCCAAGCTTGGCCCGAGGCCCTCAGCTGTGACCGCTTCCCCGCTGAGGAGGACATGTGCCTGTCCCCGCACCCAAAGTTCCCCCAGTTCACCAAAG ACTTGCCTAAACCTGCCTGTCAGAACTGCCCATCGGTGGAAGAGTACCCTACAATGAAAGGGGTTCTGGACACCTTGTGCCAGCATGACTTCG CTGTGACTGCCAAGCTGCACCGTCGACGCCTGCCCAGCGGCGAGCCCGAGTTCCAGGTGGACGGCCGGGTGGAGTTCATCCGCCAGGGCCCCCTCCTCCCGTACGAcacccagcacctcctccagcaaTGGCTGCTCATCAACCTGCGCTGCGCCCACGCACTGGTGCGACCTGGGCGCTCCCAGCTCTACCTGATCACGGGCACCGTGCAGGCCGACACCACCCTGGCCATCACCCGGCTCTTCCCCTGGCACAAGAAGGACGCCAACATCGCCACGGCGACGCGCAAGTGGAAGCACCACAGGTGTtga
- the dbx2 gene encoding homeobox protein DBX2, with amino-acid sequence MVSVQTRKDTRTVTMASSPPALPGFGISGKSFLIDHLLQSAAGPEGSSSSCSSSSSSRSGRSGSCGAGGAAAGERLGHALCRSPRRIWGPQHCLQLQHQAPGWPLQQVKDLGRHLLPHSGVMSSVFLRAPTQYVLACCGGSSPPSPVFPKGTNMPMWSSESSPKSRRGILRRAVFSEEQRKELERTFRRQKYISKTDRNKLAASLSLKESQVKIWFQNRRMKWRNCREKEVHNSRSPMDELMSRGLSQEVEVEPALEVPGPPSDGPQPHKAGRDTAVIVHGKSYREPVTLADRSSPH; translated from the exons ATGGTTTCAGTGCAGACCCGCAAGGATACCAGGACGGTGACCATGGCCAGCTCTCCTCCCGCGTTACCGGGCTTCGGCATATCAGGGAAGAGCTTTCTAATCGACCATTTGCTTCAGTCGGCCGCCGGCCCagagggcagcagcagcagctgcagcagcagtagtagctCTAGAAGTGGTAGGAGTGGTAGTTGTGGAGCTGGTGGTGCCGCAGCAGGTGAGCGTTTGGGACATGCTCTCTGCAGGTCCCCCAGGAGGATCTGGGGCCCTCAGCACTGTCTGCAGCTCCAACATCAGGCCCCTGGATGGCCCTTGCAGCAGGTGAAGGACCTGGGCCGACACCTTCTACCGCATTCAG gtgtgaTGAGCAGTGTGTTCCTGCGGGCTCCTACGCAGTATGTGCTGGCGTGCTGCGGTGggtccagccccccctccccggtcttCCCCA AGGGAACCAACATGCCCATGTGGTCGTCAGAATCCAGTCCCAAGTCGCGCCGTGGGATACTGAGAAGGGCCGTGTTCTCTGAGGAACAGCGGAAGGAGCTGGAGAGAACGTTCCGGAGGCAGAAGTACATCAGCAAGACGGACCGGAACAAGCTAGCAGCTAGCCTCAGTCTCAAGGAGTCACAG GTGAAGATCTGGTTTCAAAACCGGAGGATGAAGTGGAGGAACTgcagggagaaggaggtgcaCAACAGCCGCTCCCCCATGGATGAGCTTATGAGCCGGGGTCTTtcccaggaggtggaggtcgaACCAGCACTGGAGGTCCCCGGCCCGCCATCAGACGGACCCCAACCGCACAAGGCTGGCAGAGACACAGCCGTTATAGTGCATGGAAAATCATATAGGGAACCGGTGACTCTGGCAGATCGGTCAAGTCCACACTAA